GTGCTGGCCCTGCTGGCCTGCGACGCCGCGCCGGGCGAGCCGATCAGGCGCGTCGAGGCGTGGCTGACCGTGGCCGCCCGGCGCAAGCTGGTCGACCACCTCCGGCGGGGCAGGCACGAGCAGGACGCCCTGGCGCGGCTGCACAACGCCGACACCCCGCCGCCGGACCCCGGTGACGTGGTCAGCGACCAGGCGCACGCGGCCTGGCTGACCGAGGCGCTGCACAGGCTGCCCGCCACCACCCAGCTGGTGTGCCGGGAGGTCGCCGGGGGCGCCACCACCACGCAGACCGCGGCCGCCCTGGGGCTGACCCGCCGGGCGGTGGAGTCCCACCTCACCCGGGCCCGCCGGTACCTGCGCTACCTCGCCGCGGGCAGCGCGGCCGCCCTGGGCTGGGTGTTCCTCCAGCTCACCCGGAACGGCGCGGCGGTGGCGACCGCGCTCGCGCCGGCCGCGCTGATCGTCGTCGCGGTGCCACCGGACGCGCCGCCGCCGCGCGTACCGGCACCGCCCGCCGCGATCGCCGCCCCGCCACCGGTCGCGCCGCCACCGGTCGTGCCGCCACCGGTCGTGCCGCCACCGGTCGTGCCGCCACCGGTCGTGCCGCCACCGGTCGTGCCGCCACCGGTCGTGCCGCCACCGGTCGTGCCGCCACCCGTCGTGCCGCCGACCAGTGCGCCGCGACCCGTCGTGGTGCCGACCACTGCGCGGCCACCCGCCGTGCCGCCACCCGCCTCGGTCGCCGCCGCGCCACCGGCCGCGGGCGAACCGGTGGGGACCGTCGAGCCGGCTGCTCCCGGTCCGTCGCCGACGACGTCCGCGCGCACCGCCCAACCCGAACCCGCGCCGCCCCGGTCCAGGGCCGGGACCGAGGACCGACCCGAACGGCTGCCGGACTGGCCCGAACGGGTGACATCGACCCGCGAACCGCGGACGGAGTGCGTGCCGCACCCGATCCGACCGTCTACCAAGCAGAGCACGCGTGACTCCAGCGGGACACCTGGTGCGCAACAGGAGTCCACAGAGGACGAATAGTTGCGGGTCGAAGGAGAAGCCATGTTCCCCCAGCGAAACCTCCACCACGGCGTCCACCGGATCGCGCGACGCGGCGGTGTCGTCGTGGCCGCGGCCGGCGCGCTGCTCGCGGCGCTGCTCGCCCTGCCCGCCCAGGCCGGCGCGGAAGTGGTCGACGGGCTCTGCACCGCCGGCGGGTCCACGCAGGAGTTCTCCCCCGGCCTGACGCTGGAGGAGCGGAACATCACCGTGCACCAGGAGGGCAGGCTCCTCGGGTGCGCGTCCACGGAGCGCCCGGCGATCAAGAGCGGCACGTTCACGTTCAACGGCCACGGCAGGGCCAGCTGCGTCCAGGGCTCGCTCGCCGGTGACTTCATCTTCACCTGGTACGACAGCCCCGTGCCCGGCGAGGGGCACGTGGTGGGCACCAGCAAGGTCGAGCTGGAACTCGCGGTCGTCCTGCGGCCCGTCGGGCAGAACGTCGCCGTGGCCACGGGCAAGGTCAACGCGGGCAACACCTACGTCGGCGACGACATGACCTACACCGAGGCGCTGGTCTCCCCGGAGGCGGCCAAGTGCCTGACCTCCCAGGGCGTGCAGTCGCAGCAGGGCGTTTCGGCGGGGCTGGTGTTCGTCGGGCTGTAACGGTCGGGCGGCCGGCACCCGGTGGGGACCGGCCGAGGGGTGGGTGCGGGGGGCAGCCCGCACCCACCCCTACCTCACGCCGGAGTCGAAGAACACCGTGACGGTGGTGTAGCCGCCGGCGGTGACGTCCACGTCCAGCGGCTGGGCGGCCGGCAGCAGGGACCCGGTGAGGTTGGCCGGGTGGAGGGTGTAGCGGCCGGGCGGCAGGGGGATGCGGAACCGGCCGTCGACGTCGCTGGTCGCCTCCGCGGCGGTGTCGCCCGAACCGGTCCTGGTGACCCGGATGCGGGCGGACAGGGGCTCGTCCGGGCACGGCGGCGCGTCCCTGGCCGGTGGGCAGCCGCCGTCGACCACCGTGCGGCCGTCGACGCCGGAGCCGGGAGGGTCGCCCGACGTGCCGCAGGCGGCGAGCAGCGCCACGAGCAGGACGGGTGCGGTGCGGGTGGTCATGGTGCCGGCCCTCGGGTGCGCGGTGGCGGACCGCCGGGGAGGCGGCCCGCCACCGGTGTGGTCAGGAGAACAGGACGTTGTGCGGTTCGGAGTACGCGCCGGCCGTGCCGCAGTGCGCGCTCATCCGGTAGCCCGCGGCGACCCACCTGCTCTGGTCGGCCTTGTAGGTCCGAACGGTCAGGTAGTCGCCCCAGCGGTAGAGGCCGGCGGCGTTGGCGCAGGTGTTGCCGCCGCCCCACAGGTAGTAGTTGGGGCTGAGGTCGACGCCGTTGTTGGGCGAGTTGTTCACCCCGGCGCCCGGGTAGTAGTGCGTGGTGCCGGTGCCGCCGCCCCAGGCGAACGTGCTGCCGACGCGGCCGGCGTTGTTGGGTGCCATGGACAGGAACTGGAGCGCGCCCCAGCTGCCCCAGAAGTCGCTCGCCCCGAGGTACGCCTTGGTCGACTCGGTGAAGCGGACGATCCTGGTGTAGGGGAACGGGTGCGAGGCGTCCTGCTTGGCGTTGAAGGAGAACCCGAGGGTGCCGCCCGCCCGGTACGCGCCGAGCGTGCGCGAGTCGGAGAACTGGCACCAGTTCTTGACCACGTTGTCGGCGCTGCCGCAGTTCTGGCCGCTGTTGCGGGTGTAGAACGAGTAGGAGGCGACGGTGCGGTCCCACCAGTTGTAGCTGCCGGAGTTCTCCGCCCACGCGTAGACGCGGAACGAGGACCCGTTGGTCTGCCCCCAGTTGCTGCCCCAGAACAGGGTGTCGGTGGAGCCGGGGACCAGCTTGAAGGTGAAGCTGTCGGTGCGGTTGAGGTAGTTGTAGCTGAACGCGCCGCACGTGCTCATCGGCACCTTGGGCAGCCGGACGATCGCGGAGCCCTGCCCGCCGGCCGCGGGGAAGAAGTTCGTGGAGATGTAGACGTTGTTGTTGGCGATGGTGATGTCGTTGTAGTCCAGCGTGGTCCCGGCGGCCAGGCCGAACCACGAGGACGTGATGTTCCAGTAGCACCAGCCGGTGAACGCGCCCGCGCCCGCGGCCGGGGCGTTGGCCAGGACCAGGCGGTCGGAGTACTGGAGCAGCCAGAACTGGCGCCCGGTCGCGGCGTCGTACTGGGTCACCTGGTCGCAGCAGAACCCGCTGCCGAAGAGGGTGAAGGGGTCGAGGTAGGACCAGGTGGAGCCGTTGTCGGTCGACCGGGACGCGTACCAGTTGCCGACCTGGAAGAGGTTGCCGCCGTTGGCGTCGGTGCTGGGCTCCTGGACGTAGGAGGAGTACGACGCCCCGCCGGCGATCCCGCTCGCGGGGATGGTGGAGTCGCGGACCAGGGTGGCGGCCTGCGCCGCGGTGCCGTCGGGCCGCGCGGCCTCGGCGCCGAGGGCGCCGTGCCGGGGCTCCGGCCCCCGGCGGCCCAGCGACACCTCGCGGGCGTCGCGCTCGGCCTGGCGGGCGTTGAGCTCGGTCAGCTCGGCCGCGGTGTAGGCGCGCGGCCGCTCGGACACCGGGGCGGTGATCCGCCGCCCGGCCGCGGTTGCGCCGGTGGAGGCGGTACCGGCGCTCGCCGCGGACGGGGGTTGCGCCTCGGCGGTCGGGGCGCCGAGCACGGCGGCGACCAGCGCGCCGACCGCGAGTACCGACAGCGCCGGTCTGGCGCGGTATTCCCCTGAGCGTGTCATGAATCGCATTGGGCCCTCGCTCCTTTGCGTTCCGGGAAGACGTCAAAGGAGGATGCGCCCCGCCCGGTCGGGGAATCCAGGGGCTGAAGCCCCGGGTCCCCGCTCTCCCGACAAAGGGCTTTTGCGGGCCTGAATCCCCTGGTGGGAGCGGTCCTGGTGGGGATCGTGGGAAAACTGTGGACACGTTATTCTCGCGGAATAGATCTTGAAGTGCAAATTGTTCGGACCAATTTCCCGGGTGGTCCGGACCAGGGGCGGATCACCGCCACTCGGCGTCGAGCACCCGTCCCTGGGCCCGACCGTCCCCGGGCCCGACCGGCCCCGGCGGCGGGCCCGCGGGTGGCCGGGTCGAGCGCGTTCGCGCCGATCGCCGCCCCCACCAGCACCCGGCCGCGCCCGCGGCGAGG
This portion of the Saccharothrix syringae genome encodes:
- a CDS encoding carboxypeptidase-like regulatory domain-containing protein translates to MTTRTAPVLLVALLAACGTSGDPPGSGVDGRTVVDGGCPPARDAPPCPDEPLSARIRVTRTGSGDTAAEATSDVDGRFRIPLPPGRYTLHPANLTGSLLPAAQPLDVDVTAGGYTTVTVFFDSGVR
- a CDS encoding sigma-70 family RNA polymerase sigma factor encodes the protein MNPDDLAAAVERVVRRCQGAGLSRAEAEDCAHEAVLALLACDAAPGEPIRRVEAWLTVAARRKLVDHLRRGRHEQDALARLHNADTPPPDPGDVVSDQAHAAWLTEALHRLPATTQLVCREVAGGATTTQTAAALGLTRRAVESHLTRARRYLRYLAAGSAAALGWVFLQLTRNGAAVATALAPAALIVVAVPPDAPPPRVPAPPAAIAAPPPVAPPPVVPPPVVPPPVVPPPVVPPPVVPPPVVPPPVVPPPVVPPTSAPRPVVVPTTARPPAVPPPASVAAAPPAAGEPVGTVEPAAPGPSPTTSARTAQPEPAPPRSRAGTEDRPERLPDWPERVTSTREPRTECVPHPIRPSTKQSTRDSSGTPGAQQESTEDE